One genomic window of Anaeromyxobacter diazotrophicus includes the following:
- the nusB gene encoding transcription antitermination factor NusB: MSSGRRTKARERALQALYQIDVASTDLDEALSRFWKSFEPVEREVMAMAEEMVRGVARHRRAIDDAIEAVSENWRLDRMARVDRNILRLATFELAHQSAAPVNVVIDEAIELGKKYGSESSGAFVNGVLDRLAAGLPPKRRGEG; this comes from the coding sequence ATGAGCTCCGGAAGGCGTACCAAGGCGCGCGAGCGCGCGCTCCAGGCGCTGTACCAGATCGACGTCGCCTCCACCGATCTCGACGAGGCGCTCTCGCGCTTCTGGAAGAGCTTCGAGCCGGTCGAGCGCGAGGTGATGGCCATGGCGGAGGAGATGGTCCGCGGCGTGGCGCGCCACCGGCGCGCCATCGACGACGCCATCGAGGCGGTCTCGGAGAACTGGCGCCTCGACCGCATGGCGCGCGTCGACCGGAACATCCTGCGCCTGGCGACGTTCGAGCTGGCGCACCAGAGCGCCGCGCCGGTGAACGTCGTCATCGACGAGGCCATCGAGCTCGGCAAGAAGTACGGCAGCGAGAGCTCGGGGGCGTTCGTGAACGGGGTCCTCGACCGGCTCGCGGCCGGGCTGCCGCCCAAGCGCCGCGGTGAGGGGTAG
- a CDS encoding CheR family methyltransferase → MPLATAPAMTPEEFRLLRELIYAHSGLSFGDETRYLLERRLAPRLQYHGLDDFGAYHRFLRFDPSRRAEIEIAVEVLTTNETYFYREPHQLRAFSEEILPALAQENRGARRLRIWSAGCSTGEEVYTIAILLARSGLFEGWDLDVFGSDIARRVLAVARAGVYGPRAFRTPEADALRDSFRAEGERWHVKEDVRRLVSFGHLNLLDDSMMGLVGAVDVIFCRNVMIYFDVAARKRVVRTFRDKLREGGYLLLGHSESLLNVTADFEILHLRHDLVYRKPLALP, encoded by the coding sequence ATGCCGCTCGCCACCGCGCCGGCGATGACCCCGGAGGAGTTCCGGCTCCTCCGCGAGCTGATCTACGCCCACTCCGGGCTGAGCTTCGGCGACGAGACGCGGTACCTGCTGGAGCGCCGCCTGGCGCCGCGGCTGCAGTACCACGGGCTCGACGACTTCGGCGCGTACCACCGCTTCCTCCGGTTCGACCCGTCGCGCCGGGCCGAGATCGAGATCGCGGTGGAGGTGCTCACCACCAACGAGACCTACTTCTACCGGGAGCCGCACCAGCTGCGCGCCTTCTCGGAGGAGATCCTGCCCGCCCTGGCGCAGGAGAACCGCGGCGCGCGCCGACTCCGCATCTGGAGCGCCGGCTGCTCGACGGGCGAGGAGGTCTACACCATCGCCATCCTGCTCGCGCGGAGCGGGCTGTTCGAGGGCTGGGACCTCGACGTGTTCGGGTCCGACATCGCGCGGCGGGTCCTCGCGGTCGCGCGCGCCGGCGTCTACGGCCCGCGCGCCTTCCGGACGCCGGAGGCGGACGCCCTGCGGGACTCGTTCCGCGCCGAGGGCGAGCGGTGGCACGTGAAGGAGGACGTGCGGCGCCTGGTGAGCTTCGGCCACCTGAACCTGCTCGACGACTCGATGATGGGGCTGGTGGGCGCGGTGGACGTCATCTTCTGCCGCAACGTCATGATCTACTTCGACGTGGCGGCGCGGAAGCGCGTCGTGCGCACCTTCCGCGACAAGCTGCGCGAGGGCGGCTACCTGCTGCTCGGCCACTCGGAGTCGCTGCTCAACGTCACCGCCGACTTCGAGATCCTCCACCTCCGCCACGACCTCGTCTACCGCAAGCCGCTCGCCCTCCCGTGA
- a CDS encoding chemotaxis protein CheA: MADRPSQRALSDFLSEAQEIVEALDKDLLRLEDTRHGQEADPDTLNAVFRAAHSLKGLAAMFGVERMTALAHALEDRLDDLRMGRRPLDAGCLDLLLAAPALFGRIVGEEAAQTPPGAAATLEPAAQLAARLRDAASTEAPAARDPLDALALDPSVRSVLTEYEEHRLRANVEKGAGLYRVKASFDLASFDTGLEDLKKRLKPAGEVISTLPSAEPSEPDAIAFDVLFGSAQPEAAVRAAAAPARAEAIGRRGAGGRSGPTATSTSTTTATSTSTGTANKTATSTANTGAASTSRPAATPASTTIPAATPAPSSALAPRQPAERHAAPAAALAAPAPPGVLEVDASLRSVSQAVRVDIHKLDTLMNLVGELVLVKTSLLGVAERLRAGEDPATVSLELHREGRRLERKLNELQGGILEVRMVPLGQIFDKLTRMVRKLTRDIGKRAELEVRGSEVELDKLIVEELSDPLMHLIRNALDHALEAPEERSRAGKPEVGRIVLSAQQRGNHVVVSVADDGRGIDEERVRQVAVERGLLTAEAAAQLSRRDALNLIFTPGFSTAREVTALSGRGVGMDVVKNNIAALSGIVDLQTEVGRGTRVDITLPVTLAIIRALVVSAAGRTYAVPLNSVLEIVTVDPRELRTVELREVLTLRGATVPLARLSRFLGHDAPAPEGPLFVVVVGLAQERLGLAVDALVGQQDIVVKPLGKALAGVRGIAGATDLGNRKTVLVLDVAALLEEVLHGEALAEAAG; the protein is encoded by the coding sequence ATGGCGGACCGCCCATCCCAGAGAGCCCTCTCGGACTTCCTCTCCGAGGCGCAGGAGATCGTCGAGGCGCTCGACAAGGACCTCCTCCGGCTGGAGGACACGCGCCATGGGCAGGAGGCCGATCCCGACACCCTGAACGCGGTCTTCCGCGCCGCCCACTCGCTGAAGGGCCTCGCGGCGATGTTCGGGGTGGAGCGCATGACGGCGCTGGCGCACGCGCTCGAGGACCGGCTCGACGACCTGCGCATGGGTCGCCGCCCGCTCGACGCCGGCTGCCTCGATCTGCTGCTCGCCGCCCCGGCGCTGTTCGGGCGGATCGTGGGCGAGGAGGCGGCGCAGACGCCCCCGGGCGCGGCCGCCACGCTCGAGCCCGCCGCCCAGCTGGCCGCGCGGCTCCGGGACGCGGCCTCCACCGAGGCGCCGGCGGCGCGCGATCCGCTCGACGCGCTCGCGCTCGACCCCTCCGTGCGGTCGGTCCTCACCGAGTACGAGGAGCACCGGCTCCGCGCCAACGTGGAGAAGGGGGCGGGGCTGTACCGGGTCAAGGCCTCGTTCGACCTCGCGAGCTTCGACACCGGGCTGGAGGACCTGAAGAAGCGGCTGAAGCCGGCCGGGGAGGTCATCTCCACCCTGCCTTCGGCGGAGCCGAGCGAGCCGGACGCGATCGCTTTCGACGTGCTGTTCGGGTCGGCGCAGCCCGAGGCCGCGGTGCGGGCCGCCGCGGCGCCGGCGCGGGCGGAGGCGATCGGGCGGCGTGGGGCGGGGGGGCGGAGCGGCCCGACCGCGACCTCGACCTCGACGACGACCGCGACCTCGACCTCGACCGGGACGGCGAACAAGACCGCGACCTCGACCGCGAACACGGGCGCGGCCTCGACCTCGAGGCCGGCCGCGACCCCGGCCTCCACCACGATTCCGGCCGCGACGCCCGCGCCGTCCAGCGCCCTCGCTCCGCGCCAGCCCGCAGAGCGGCACGCCGCCCCGGCGGCGGCGCTCGCGGCGCCCGCGCCGCCGGGCGTCCTCGAGGTGGACGCCTCCCTGCGCTCGGTCTCGCAGGCGGTCCGCGTCGACATCCACAAGCTCGACACGCTCATGAACCTCGTGGGCGAGCTGGTGCTCGTGAAGACCAGCCTCCTCGGCGTCGCCGAGCGCCTGCGGGCCGGCGAGGACCCCGCCACCGTGAGCCTCGAGCTGCACCGCGAGGGCCGCCGGCTGGAGCGCAAGCTGAACGAGCTGCAGGGCGGCATCCTCGAGGTCCGGATGGTGCCGCTGGGCCAGATCTTCGACAAGCTCACCCGCATGGTGAGGAAGCTCACCCGCGACATCGGCAAGCGCGCCGAGCTGGAGGTGCGGGGGAGCGAGGTCGAGCTCGACAAGCTCATCGTGGAGGAGCTGTCGGATCCGCTCATGCACCTCATCCGCAACGCCCTCGATCACGCCCTGGAGGCGCCGGAGGAGCGCAGCCGCGCCGGGAAGCCGGAGGTGGGGCGGATCGTGCTCTCGGCGCAGCAGCGCGGGAACCACGTGGTGGTCTCGGTGGCGGACGACGGCCGAGGGATCGACGAGGAGCGCGTGCGCCAGGTGGCGGTCGAGCGCGGGCTGCTCACCGCCGAGGCGGCGGCGCAGCTCTCCCGGCGCGACGCGCTCAACCTCATCTTCACGCCCGGCTTCTCCACCGCCCGCGAGGTGACCGCGCTCTCGGGCCGCGGGGTGGGGATGGACGTGGTGAAGAACAACATCGCCGCGCTCTCCGGCATCGTCGACCTGCAGACGGAGGTCGGCCGCGGGACGCGGGTGGACATCACGCTGCCCGTCACGCTCGCCATCATCCGGGCGCTGGTGGTGAGCGCGGCCGGCCGCACCTACGCGGTGCCGCTCAACAGCGTGCTCGAGATCGTGACCGTCGACCCCCGAGAGCTCCGCACCGTCGAGCTGCGCGAGGTGCTCACGCTGCGCGGCGCGACGGTGCCGCTCGCGAGGCTGTCGCGCTTCCTGGGGCACGATGCGCCCGCGCCGGAGGGGCCGCTGTTCGTGGTGGTGGTGGGGCTGGCGCAGGAGCGCCTCGGGCTGGCGGTGGACGCGCTCGTCGGCCAGCAGGACATCGTCGTGAAGCCACTCGGCAAGGCGCTCGCCGGGGTGCGCGGCATCGCCGGCGCGACCGACCTCGGCAACCGCAAGACCGTGCTGGTGCTCGACGTGGCGGCCCTCCTCGAGGAGGTCCTCCACGGCGAGGCGCTGGCCGAGGCGGCCGGCTAG
- a CDS encoding peptidase M17, which translates to MAALRLELHDLGLPALDALDVDALAVLVGPERPLQGLAGFADWRLCGLISRAIREESYRPETGEALLRPSGGRLAVPRIFCFGAPAAPPDAAAWATQVAHLCQAMHKARSESWAGALPPFPAGEAPWGRLFLEALLPVAPGRLVLLGDARALHRELSQGREALRATEVELLAPVSRVELPRPPGLPRPGAVVR; encoded by the coding sequence GTGGCCGCGCTGCGCCTCGAGCTCCACGACCTCGGCCTGCCCGCGCTCGACGCGCTCGACGTCGACGCGCTGGCGGTGCTGGTGGGCCCGGAGCGGCCGCTGCAGGGGCTGGCCGGGTTCGCCGACTGGCGGCTGTGCGGGCTCATCTCCCGCGCCATCCGCGAGGAGAGCTACCGGCCGGAGACCGGCGAGGCGCTCCTGCGCCCCTCCGGCGGGCGCCTCGCGGTGCCGCGCATCTTCTGCTTCGGCGCCCCCGCGGCCCCGCCCGACGCGGCCGCCTGGGCCACGCAGGTGGCGCACCTCTGCCAGGCCATGCACAAGGCCCGCAGCGAGAGCTGGGCCGGCGCGCTCCCGCCGTTCCCCGCGGGCGAGGCGCCCTGGGGCCGCCTCTTCCTCGAGGCGCTCCTGCCGGTGGCGCCGGGCCGGCTGGTGCTGCTCGGAGACGCGCGCGCGCTGCACCGCGAGCTCTCGCAGGGGCGCGAGGCGCTGCGCGCGACCGAGGTGGAGCTCTTGGCCCCGGTCTCGCGGGTCGAGCTGCCGCGCCCCCCCGGCTTGCCCCGACCCGGCGCCGTGGTACGATAA
- a CDS encoding riboflavin synthase gives MFTGLISDVGTVERVVPRQGGARLTLRPRTLEVDAFALGESVACSGACLTVVERGGGLASFDAVPETLARTTLGAWRPGTQVNLERALTLSDRLGGHLVAGHVDAVAEVLARAAEGQGARLTVSLPAALAPLVAEKGSIAIDGISLTVARAHRDRFEVALIPETLARTTLGAAGPGTRVNLEADVVARHVARLAEFGLAPGGLDAGALARWGYGGSAA, from the coding sequence ATGTTCACCGGTCTCATCTCCGACGTGGGGACGGTCGAGCGCGTGGTGCCCCGGCAGGGCGGCGCGCGGCTCACCCTCCGCCCCAGGACCCTCGAGGTCGACGCATTCGCCCTGGGCGAGAGCGTGGCCTGCTCCGGCGCGTGCCTCACCGTGGTGGAGCGCGGCGGCGGGCTCGCGTCCTTCGACGCCGTCCCCGAGACGCTCGCCCGCACCACGCTCGGCGCCTGGCGCCCGGGCACGCAGGTGAACCTGGAGCGGGCGCTGACGCTCTCCGACCGGCTCGGCGGGCACCTCGTGGCCGGCCACGTGGACGCGGTCGCCGAGGTCCTGGCGCGCGCCGCGGAGGGGCAGGGCGCCCGGCTCACCGTCTCGCTGCCGGCGGCGCTCGCGCCGCTCGTCGCCGAGAAGGGGTCCATCGCCATCGACGGCATCTCGCTCACCGTGGCCCGGGCGCACCGCGACCGGTTCGAGGTGGCGCTCATCCCCGAGACGCTCGCCCGCACCACGCTCGGCGCGGCCGGGCCGGGCACGCGGGTGAACCTGGAGGCAGACGTGGTCGCGCGGCACGTGGCGAGGTTGGCGGAGTTCGGGCTCGCGCCGGGAGGGCTCGACGCGGGCGCTCTCGCGCGGTGGGGCTACGGCGGGAGCGCGGCGTGA
- the ribH gene encoding 6,7-dimethyl-8-ribityllumazine synthase — MNVYEGSLVATGLRFAVVVARFNSLVTEQLLSGALDTLKRHGADEAAVDVYRCPGTFELPALLKRVALSGRYDAVVALGAVIRGGTPHFEYVAGEATKGVAHVALEAGCAVAMGVLTCDTMEQALERAGVKAGNKGAEAAAAAIEQANAFKAVVARAGKRAD; from the coding sequence ATGAACGTCTACGAGGGGTCGCTCGTCGCGACCGGCCTGCGCTTCGCGGTGGTGGTCGCGCGCTTCAACTCGCTCGTCACCGAGCAGCTGCTCTCGGGGGCGCTCGACACGCTCAAGCGGCACGGCGCCGACGAGGCGGCGGTGGACGTCTACCGCTGCCCCGGCACCTTCGAGCTGCCGGCGCTCCTGAAGCGGGTGGCGCTCTCCGGCCGCTACGACGCGGTGGTGGCGCTCGGCGCCGTCATCCGCGGCGGGACGCCCCACTTCGAGTACGTCGCGGGCGAGGCCACCAAGGGCGTCGCGCACGTCGCGCTGGAGGCGGGCTGCGCGGTGGCGATGGGCGTCCTCACCTGCGACACCATGGAGCAGGCGCTGGAGCGGGCCGGCGTGAAGGCCGGCAACAAGGGCGCCGAGGCGGCCGCCGCCGCCATCGAGCAGGCGAACGCCTTCAAGGCCGTGGTGGCCCGCGCCGGCAAGCGGGCGGACTAG
- a CDS encoding HEAT repeat domain-containing protein: MSGPADGSSDPGAERVEEERRYRAVLELDVEAPETLARLFEALADPSWRVRAAVVERLGGVEPARKLPGLVVALTADLAVGSRNSAAAALEQLGAAAVPALLPELERPAAELRTAVLEILGRIGDRRTTAALARCLADPDPNARAAAAEALGKVGGADAVAALHGTLGGGDLPLRRAALDALVQLRAPPAAPVLAELMSDRGSRRAALRLAGASAEPAALALLAAGLDDPSRAVREAALTGIGLQRLRPETPVELTAALAAAVQAAAVRAPELAAAAAEHLEAAEPLVRAGAIAVLQWTAAAEHAAALAAAGEDEQLRPLAVEALAELGPRAAAGLAGALGALTPGARVLALSALARQGDARALPELIPALGSHDAALRGAALEALGQLGDPRAAGPMAALLAEDPLVAAAAVAGLSELAERGEAARAAVLEACRAAGPRPAAYRLLGRLGEARDVVTLREGLRGRHRGTRVAAAGALAALGARTALVGAEVPELLDALDDADAAVRAAAAQAIGALAGGPGAAPAGPEAPAWGEATRALAAALRDEEGVVRAMAALALGRCRAAEYAPHLAALAIDPQAPAEAAAAALHALAEMGAADPGVLANALAHPDAEVVKEAVRAAAAVPGAAVTGMLLAAASHRRWDVRRAAAAALGARAEPGLAEPVRRLAQAEQDPLVAEGLRAALRRLEARAAR; this comes from the coding sequence ATGAGCGGCCCCGCCGACGGCTCGTCTGACCCCGGCGCGGAGCGCGTCGAGGAGGAGCGCCGCTACCGGGCGGTCCTCGAGCTCGACGTCGAGGCGCCCGAGACGCTCGCGCGCCTGTTCGAGGCGCTCGCCGACCCGAGCTGGCGGGTGCGGGCGGCGGTGGTCGAGCGGCTCGGCGGGGTCGAGCCGGCGCGCAAGCTGCCCGGCCTGGTGGTGGCGCTCACGGCGGACCTGGCGGTGGGGAGCCGCAACTCCGCGGCCGCGGCCCTCGAGCAGCTCGGCGCCGCGGCGGTGCCCGCGCTGCTCCCCGAGCTCGAGCGCCCGGCGGCCGAGCTGCGCACCGCGGTGCTCGAGATCCTGGGGCGCATCGGCGACCGGCGCACCACCGCCGCGCTCGCGCGCTGCCTCGCCGACCCGGACCCGAACGCCCGCGCGGCGGCGGCCGAGGCGCTCGGCAAGGTCGGCGGGGCGGACGCCGTCGCGGCGCTGCACGGCACGCTCGGGGGCGGCGACCTGCCGCTGCGCCGGGCGGCGCTGGACGCGCTGGTGCAGCTGCGGGCCCCGCCGGCCGCGCCGGTGCTGGCGGAGCTCATGAGCGACCGCGGCTCGCGGCGCGCGGCGCTGCGGCTGGCCGGCGCGAGCGCCGAGCCTGCGGCGCTGGCGCTGCTCGCGGCCGGGCTCGATGACCCGTCGCGGGCGGTGCGCGAGGCGGCCCTGACCGGGATCGGCCTGCAGCGCCTGCGGCCGGAGACCCCGGTCGAGCTGACCGCCGCGCTGGCGGCGGCGGTGCAGGCGGCGGCCGTGCGCGCCCCGGAGCTGGCCGCGGCCGCGGCCGAGCACCTCGAGGCGGCCGAGCCGCTCGTCCGCGCGGGCGCGATCGCGGTCCTCCAGTGGACCGCCGCGGCCGAGCACGCCGCCGCGCTGGCCGCCGCCGGGGAGGACGAGCAGCTCCGGCCCCTGGCGGTGGAGGCGCTCGCCGAGCTGGGCCCCCGCGCCGCCGCCGGGCTGGCGGGCGCGCTCGGCGCGCTCACGCCGGGGGCGCGCGTCCTGGCCCTCTCGGCGCTGGCGCGGCAGGGCGACGCCCGCGCGCTGCCCGAGCTCATCCCCGCGCTGGGGAGCCACGACGCCGCGCTGCGCGGCGCCGCGCTGGAGGCGCTCGGCCAGCTCGGCGACCCGCGCGCCGCCGGGCCCATGGCGGCGCTGCTGGCCGAGGATCCGCTGGTGGCCGCGGCCGCGGTTGCAGGGCTCTCCGAGCTGGCGGAGCGCGGCGAGGCCGCGCGCGCGGCGGTCCTGGAGGCCTGCCGGGCCGCCGGCCCGCGCCCCGCCGCCTACCGGCTGCTGGGGCGGCTGGGCGAGGCCCGCGACGTGGTGACCCTGCGCGAGGGGCTGCGCGGGCGGCACCGCGGCACGCGGGTGGCCGCGGCGGGGGCCCTGGCGGCGCTCGGCGCGCGCACCGCGCTGGTGGGCGCCGAGGTGCCCGAGCTGCTCGACGCCCTGGACGACGCCGACGCGGCGGTCCGCGCCGCCGCGGCGCAGGCCATCGGCGCGCTCGCCGGCGGCCCGGGTGCGGCCCCCGCCGGCCCCGAGGCGCCGGCCTGGGGGGAGGCGACCCGCGCGCTGGCGGCGGCGCTCCGGGACGAGGAGGGGGTGGTGCGCGCCATGGCGGCGCTGGCGCTGGGCCGCTGCCGCGCGGCCGAGTACGCGCCGCACCTGGCGGCGCTGGCGATCGACCCTCAGGCGCCCGCCGAGGCCGCGGCGGCGGCGCTCCACGCCCTGGCCGAGATGGGGGCGGCCGATCCGGGCGTGCTGGCGAACGCGCTCGCGCACCCGGACGCGGAGGTGGTGAAGGAGGCGGTGCGCGCGGCGGCGGCGGTGCCCGGCGCGGCGGTGACCGGGATGCTCCTGGCGGCGGCGTCGCACCGCCGCTGGGACGTGCGCCGGGCCGCGGCCGCGGCGCTGGGCGCGCGGGCGGAGCCGGGCCTCGCCGAGCCGGTCCGGCGGCTGGCGCAGGCGGAGCAGGACCCGCTCGTCGCCGAGGGGCTGCGGGCGGCGCTGCGCCGGCTGGAGGCGCGCGCCGCGCGCTGA
- a CDS encoding chemotaxis protein CheW, which yields MDAELQPEDLERIEDALRAELASAGAAAPAFRPELALARAAAADPLDEFFWREDERAPALPRLTALAAAPASPAIEESREEWLTFSLGAEEYALEVGQVREILKAPAITEVPRSPAHVLGIIMVRGEVVTVFDPRRRLGLPPVAPGRLSRVLVCAVAGEPCGLLVDGVSQVVRLAASAIERRPGVGASASGAVLALGRDRGRLFIQLDLDAVLRDGAAGEEA from the coding sequence ATGGACGCGGAGCTGCAGCCCGAGGACCTGGAGCGGATCGAGGACGCGCTGCGGGCGGAGCTCGCCTCCGCCGGCGCCGCCGCGCCCGCCTTCCGGCCCGAGCTGGCGCTGGCCCGCGCCGCGGCCGCCGATCCGCTCGACGAGTTCTTCTGGCGCGAGGACGAGCGGGCGCCCGCGCTCCCGCGGCTGACCGCGCTGGCCGCGGCGCCGGCCTCGCCGGCGATCGAGGAGTCGCGCGAGGAGTGGCTGACCTTCTCGCTGGGCGCCGAGGAGTACGCGCTCGAGGTGGGGCAGGTCCGCGAGATCCTGAAGGCGCCGGCCATCACCGAGGTGCCCCGCTCGCCGGCGCACGTGCTCGGGATCATCATGGTGCGCGGCGAGGTGGTCACGGTCTTCGACCCGCGGCGGCGGCTGGGCCTGCCGCCGGTCGCCCCGGGGCGGCTCTCGCGCGTGCTGGTCTGCGCCGTCGCGGGCGAGCCCTGCGGGCTCCTCGTCGATGGCGTCTCCCAGGTGGTGCGGCTGGCTGCCTCCGCCATCGAGCGGCGGCCGGGCGTGGGCGCGTCGGCCTCGGGCGCCGTGCTCGCGCTGGGGCGCGACCGCGGGCGGCTCTTCATCCAGCTCGACCTCGACGCGGTGCTGCGCGACGGCGCCGCCGGGGAGGAGGCGTGA
- a CDS encoding bifunctional 3,4-dihydroxy-2-butanone-4-phosphate synthase/GTP cyclohydrolase II produces MTPSIDHARHALERIDAAIEVFRQGRMIVLVDDEDRENEGDLCIAAEKVSPEAINFMAKHGRGLICLALSEERVRQLRLPLMVDEGANTSNFGTAFTVSVEAARGVTTGISAKDRAHTILTAVKDDARPEDLARPGHVFPLRARHGGVLVRAGQTEGSVDLARLAGLRPAAVICEVMNDDGTMARLPELEKLGAQFDIPIVSVADLIAYRMMKDTLVRRAAQAPLPTIYGGFTALAYENEVDGHQAVALVKGKWREDEPVLVRVHSKCLTGDVFGSERCDCGPQLQAAMRQIEAAGKGVLVYLDQEGRGIGLVNKLKAYNLQDQGFDTAEANVKLGFKPDLRDYGIGAQILRDLGVRKMRLLTNNPKKIVGLEGYGLEVVERVPIEMVPTSRNRAYLTTKRDKMGHLLTLVAPRPSRAAAKGLPRRAPAKGKKR; encoded by the coding sequence GTGACCCCTTCCATCGACCACGCCAGGCACGCGCTCGAGCGCATCGACGCGGCCATCGAGGTCTTCCGCCAGGGGCGGATGATCGTCCTCGTCGACGACGAGGATCGCGAGAACGAGGGCGACCTCTGCATCGCCGCCGAGAAGGTGAGCCCCGAGGCCATCAACTTCATGGCCAAGCACGGGCGCGGCCTCATCTGCCTGGCGCTCTCGGAGGAGCGGGTGCGGCAGCTCCGCCTCCCGCTCATGGTGGACGAGGGCGCGAACACGAGCAACTTCGGGACCGCCTTCACCGTCAGCGTCGAGGCGGCCCGCGGCGTCACCACCGGCATCAGCGCCAAGGACCGCGCCCACACCATCCTCACCGCGGTGAAGGACGACGCGCGCCCCGAGGACCTGGCGCGGCCCGGGCACGTCTTCCCGCTGCGCGCGCGCCACGGCGGCGTGCTGGTCCGCGCCGGGCAGACCGAGGGCTCGGTCGACCTGGCGCGGCTGGCGGGCCTCCGGCCGGCGGCCGTCATCTGCGAGGTGATGAACGACGACGGCACCATGGCGCGGCTGCCGGAGCTCGAGAAGCTGGGCGCCCAGTTCGACATCCCCATCGTCTCGGTGGCCGACCTCATCGCCTACCGGATGATGAAGGACACGCTGGTGCGGAGGGCGGCGCAGGCGCCGCTGCCCACCATCTACGGCGGCTTCACCGCGCTCGCCTACGAGAACGAGGTGGACGGCCACCAGGCCGTCGCGCTGGTGAAGGGGAAGTGGCGCGAGGACGAGCCGGTGCTGGTGCGGGTGCACTCGAAGTGCCTCACCGGCGACGTGTTCGGCTCCGAGCGGTGCGACTGCGGCCCTCAGCTCCAGGCGGCGATGCGCCAGATCGAGGCGGCCGGGAAGGGCGTGCTCGTCTACCTCGACCAGGAGGGGCGCGGCATCGGCCTCGTCAACAAGCTCAAGGCCTACAACCTGCAGGACCAGGGCTTCGACACCGCCGAGGCGAACGTGAAGCTCGGCTTCAAGCCCGACCTGCGCGACTACGGCATCGGCGCCCAGATCCTGCGCGACCTCGGCGTGCGCAAGATGCGGCTCCTCACCAACAACCCGAAGAAGATCGTCGGGCTCGAGGGGTACGGCCTGGAGGTGGTGGAGCGCGTGCCGATCGAGATGGTGCCCACCAGCCGCAACCGCGCCTACCTCACGACCAAGCGCGACAAGATGGGGCACCTCCTCACGCTGGTCGCCCCTCGCCCGTCCCGCGCCGCTGCCAAGGGGCTCCCCCGGCGCGCCCCCGCGAAAGGAAAAAAGCGATGA
- a CDS encoding chemotaxis protein CheW, whose amino-acid sequence MKALPLGGPEPRASEAAGAGELVELCAFQVGGEEYAIDLRRVREIVQPLPVTPVPCGPEFLDGVMDLRGEVIPVVDVRRRLGFPVSGAARAKVLVVNVAGRVLGLVVDAVLEVMRLPRATIGPPPLGGDAGPRLYLGVCAPRERGAGSARPAARKLRLLLNVKALLEPGVAREAAALRPRPGHPDPA is encoded by the coding sequence GTGAAGGCGCTCCCGCTCGGCGGGCCGGAGCCCCGCGCGAGCGAGGCGGCGGGGGCGGGCGAGCTCGTCGAGCTGTGCGCGTTCCAGGTGGGAGGGGAGGAGTACGCCATCGACCTGCGCCGCGTCCGCGAGATCGTCCAGCCGCTCCCGGTGACGCCGGTGCCGTGCGGCCCCGAGTTCCTGGACGGGGTGATGGACCTGCGCGGCGAGGTGATCCCGGTGGTGGACGTGCGGCGCCGCCTCGGCTTCCCCGTGAGCGGCGCCGCGCGCGCCAAGGTGCTGGTCGTGAACGTGGCCGGCCGGGTGCTCGGGCTCGTGGTCGACGCGGTGCTCGAGGTGATGCGGCTGCCGCGCGCCACCATCGGGCCGCCGCCGCTCGGGGGGGACGCGGGTCCTCGCCTGTACCTCGGCGTCTGCGCGCCGCGCGAGCGCGGGGCCGGGAGCGCCCGGCCCGCGGCGCGCAAGCTGCGCCTGCTGCTCAACGTGAAGGCCCTGCTCGAGCCGGGCGTCGCCCGCGAGGCCGCCGCCCTGCGCCCGCGCCCGGGCCACCCGGACCCGGCATGA